The following are encoded together in the Drosophila biarmipes strain raj3 chromosome 3L, RU_DBia_V1.1, whole genome shotgun sequence genome:
- the LOC108035512 gene encoding uncharacterized protein LOC108035512 — protein sequence MDDSVFKLKYQKYKLRVKLWEKDFKKKNGRVPSKYDIREASQEIRDSYKMYYKLKTSFLEETLNDVLSEDGFDVLEMSQASDLGVSMLDQDLSLNGGPQLPLDISALVESQSSGNLQELAAPAEAGSFSNLQDLPNRQVLTNLVNRDENHVIRNFEAVEELPINRNAWGIDVSKKPAAPPKTLEASKSAPLQGKQPKAVAGLKPSLSAKLFQSTRGFAKRNPRKPLSNSSVNASSSTSTLSTISTGPTEELPDFETILIRKAQEYKEKELALAANSLLAGDHSKETIKTQVDDGWLQRNTTENALEAETPFAETNNNTGPPRKTNFGLANLDLSKLKPSIKEEQQVQVKNEQVEATKVLQPTTSSITPEKSDHLSQTAPASSQILTFRKNKPRSVEQESDSDSDSVVAESEEEPEPQEYRQLAKRRRIMPTAPDSIEVAASAEVSGQVDPEVETLNPEDPKDEYGLDFSADEEQDATYEPKKGKKDKAKRKQAAGKRQTAKPKAEPKPKAENKPKIKAEKKPKAEKKPKNSKKATAAAPEPEPQEDESQPLNHEDLKYVLALEAGDITSVPRINQQDLEKADATAQRYISTFAAGPTGAGLADGSNIRVDEKRAAARKKLEERIASGKLNENFVTINIQKKKFSRGKKTVNFSKYKKQQWRHKKRVAALSGPEMDMGGCDGGVLTCFQCGGVGHFAQQCKVKGDSLLPLSAQLEEDPSPFPTLAEAQEMASQGAVVAHSRNISRLPQAANAAILEADESEESENEVADSSGDDEKEPYQEPDWSSDDMDVDFEALDAAVEASLSQPNSQAKPASPIKTYVGHKIPEEFLKQAGLDANASTSNRSQHGGVKPLYDLLPDGSVQDTTPEVLEALHMFGHSNFRKGQDRAIMRTLSGLSSLVTLSTGSGKSLCYQLPAYLYSRKVGAITLVISPLVSLMEDQVTGVPHFLRAHCLHTNQTAPQRMKIQQMIANGEIDILLVSPEAVVAGERATGFGAILRQLPPIAFACIDEAHCVSQWSHNFRPSYLMICKVLRKNLGVHTVLGLTATATLPTRMSIINHLGIADGERGVISDIPLPDNLVLSVSKDHNRDAALLQLLNSERFEPCQSIIIYCTRRDECERIAGFIRTCVQDRRQPAQDQGKKRKRVNWQAEPYHAGMPASRRRTVQKAFMGNELRIVVATIAFGMGINKPDIRAVIHYNMPRNFESYVQEIGRAGRDGLPSHCHLFLDAKGGDQSELRRHVYANSIDRHVIRKLLQKIFVPCSCDKEASKTAALPVAQEGDGARVHACPGHEIGFSVEKTVEMLDIPAENISTLLCYMELDPRWCISVLSSAYVMAKVISYGGPKYLKHAAKECPPLAMAIALQIRDKTFKEDSNIIEFSVTDIAAGIGWNSGVVKYQLKDLEWVKVNGFPKRSPITVSFYDLGFRIKVPGDFTESEIDSALDTLYTRSVKQERTQLIQLQYVAHGLAAVSYSSCSQCCSADFPQDRGEQLKAIVRNYFANDYPQDLELEVEPSNVPDEHIIDDVHALINMYPDNTFSGRNIARIFHGITSPNYPAVIWGRCKFWRAHVKVDFNRILQLANMAIIKRRT from the exons ATGGACGATTCGGTGTTCAAGCTGAAATATCAGAAGTACAAGCTCCGCGTCAAATTGTGGGAGAAGgatttcaaaaagaaaaatggccGGGTTCCATCAAAG TACGATATCCGGGAGGCCAGCCAGGAGATCCGCGACTCGTACAAAATGTACTACAAGCTGAAAACATCCTTCCTGGAGGAGACCCTGAACGATGTGCTCAGTGAAGATGGATTCGATGTCCTGGAGATGTCGCAGGCCAGCGATCTCGGTGTAAGTATGCTGGATCAGGACCTCAGTTTGAACGGAGGCCCCCAACTGCCGCTGGATATATCGGCGCTGGTGGAGTCACAGAGCTCCGGCAATCTGCAGGAGCTTGCTGCGCCGGCGGAGGCGGGTTCGTTTTCCAATCTCCAGGACCTGCCAAATCGTCAAGTGCTCACCAATCTGGTCAATCGCGATGAGAACCATGTGATCCGTAATTTCGAGGCGGTGGAGGAGCTGCCAATCAACCGGAATGCCTGGGGCATAGATGTCAGCAAGAAGCCAGCGGCACCGCCAAAGACCCTAGAGGCTTCCAAGTCCGCTCCACTGCAGGGCAAGCAGCCTAAAGCAGTCGCCGGTCTCAAGCCCAGCTTGAGTGCTAAGCTATTCCAATCCACGCGCGGATTTGCCAAGCGAAATCCCCGAAAGCCGCTCTCAAACAGTTCCGTGAACGCCTCCAGTTCCACCAGTACCCTTAGCACAATTTCCACTGGTCCGACTGAAGAACTGCCCGATTTTGAGACCATACTGATACGCAAGGCACAGGAGTACAAGGAGAAGGAGCTGGCTTTGGCCGCCAATTCACTGCTGGCCGGCGATCACAGCAAGGAAACTATCAAAACCCAGGTGGATGACGGCTGGCTGCAGCGAAACACCACAGAGAACGCTCTTGAGGCGGAGACGCCCTTTGCGGAAACGAATAATAATACTGGTCCGCCAAGGAAAACCAACTTTGGGCTGGCCAATCTGGATTTGAGTAAACTGAAGCCATCCATtaaggaggagcagcaggttCAGGTTAAAAACGAACAGGTGGAAGCCACAAAGGTGTTGCAACCAACTACCAGTTCCATTACACCCGAAAAATCGGATCATCTAAGTCAGACCGCCCCTGCTTCCAGCCAGATATTAACTTTTCGTAAAAATAAGCCACGATCTGTAGAGCAGGAATCCGACTCGGATTCTGACTCTGTGGTGGCTGAAAGTGAGGAAGAGCCAGAGCCCCAGGAATATCGACAGCTGGCCAAACGTCGCAGGATAATGCCAACTGCACCCGATTCGATTGAAGTAGCTGCTTCAGCTGAGGTATCCGGTCAAGTTGATCCAGAAGTGGAAACGTTGAATCCCGAAGATCCAAAGGATGAATATGGCTTGGACTTCTCCGCCGACGAAGAGCAGGACGCCACCTACGAACCGAAGAAGGGCAAGAAAGACAAGGCAAAACGCAAGCAAGCCGCCGGAAAACGACAGACCGCCAAACCCAAAGCAgaaccaaaaccaaaagccGAAAATAAACCCAAAATCAAAGCCGAGAAAAAACCCAAGGCTGAGAAAAAGCCAAAGAACTCAAAGAAAGCCACTGCTGCAGCACCTGAGCCTGAGCCCCAAGAAGATGAGAGTCAGCCATTAAATCACGAGGATCTCAAATACGTGCTGGCCCTGGAGGCGGGAGATATCACCTCTGTCCCTCGCATTAACCAGCAAGATCTGGAAAAGGCCGATGCCACCGCTCAGCGCTACATAAGCACCTTTGCAGCAGGACCTACTGGGGCAGGACTAGCAGATGGCTCCAACATTCGGGTAGATGAGAAGCGCGCTGCAGCCCGAAAGAAACTAGAGGAGCGAATTGCTTCCGGCAAGTTAAACGAGAACTTCGTGACCATCAACattcaaaagaaaaaattctctCGCGGCAAAAAGACCGTGAACTTCAGCAAGTACAAGAAGCAGCAGTGGCGCCATAAGAAACGAGTGGCTGCCTTGAGTGGCCCAGAAATGGACATGGGAGGCTGCGATGGCGGAGTGCTCACCTGCTTTCAGTGCGGCGGGGTCGGACATTTCGCCCAGCAGTGCAAGGTGAAAGGGGATAGCTTGTTGCCCCTATCCGCACAGCTGGAGGAGGATCCCTCGCCATTTCCTACGCTGGCCGAGGCCCAGGAGATGGCCAGCCAGGGAGCAGTGGTGGCTCACAGTCGAAACATCTCACGACTGCCCCAGGCAGCCAATGCCGCCATCCTAGAAGCGGATGAATCCGAAGAATCTGAGAACGAGGTGGCAGACAGCAGCGGTGACGACGAGAAAGAACCGTATCAGGAGCCGGATTGGTCTAGCGATGATATGGACGTCGACTTCGAGGCCCTGGATGCAGCCGTGGAAGCGTCGCTAAGTCAGCCAAACTCTCAAGCGAAACCAGCTTCGCCTATTAAGACATACGTCGGCCACAAGATCCCGGAGGAGTTCCTAAAGCAGGCTGGCCTGGATGCCAACGCTTCTACTTCAAATCGCAGCCAGCACGGCGGGGTGAAGCCTCTTTACGATCTCCTACCGGATGGAAGTGTCCAGGACACCACGCCCGAGGTGCTGGAAGCATTGCACATGTTCGGGCACAGTAATTTCAGAAAGG GTCAGGATCGAGCTATCATGCGCACTCTGTCCGGACTCTCATCGCTGGTCACACTAAGCACGGGCAGTGGCAAGTCTCTGTGCTACCAACTGCCCGCCTACCTGTATAGCCGCAAGGTGGGAGCTATTACGCTGGTCATCTCACCACTGGTGTCGCTTATGGAGGATCAGGTGACCGGGGTGCCTCACTTCCTGCGCGCCCACTGCCTGCACACCAATCAGACTGCGCCACAGCGAATGAAGATCCAGCAGATGATTGCCAACGGAGAGATCGACATACTTCTGGTCTCGCCGGAGGCAGTTGTGGCCGGGGAGCGCGCCACCGGATTTGGAGCCATTCTCCGCCAGCTGCCACCCATTGCATTCGCCTGTATTGATGAGGCGCATTGCGTGTCCCAATGGAGTCACAACTTTCGGCCTAGCTACCTGATGATCTGCAAGGTGCTGCGAAAGAATCTCGGGGTGCACACGGTGCTGGGACTTACGGCTACGGCCACTCTGCCCACGCGGATGAGCATTATCAACCACCTGGGGATTGCGGATGGAGAGCGAGGCGTTATAAGCGACATACCGCTTCCAGACAATCTGGTGCTGTCCGTCTCCAAGGATCACAACCGGGATGCTGCGCTGCTTCAACTACTCAATAGCGAACG ctttgAGCCTTGCCAATCCATTATTATATACTGCACACGGCGGGACGAGTGCGAGCGAATCGCTGGCTTCATTAGGACATGTGTGCAGGACCGTAGGCAGCCAGCCCAGGATCAGGGCAAGAAACGCAAGCGGGTGAACTGGCAGGCGGAGCCCTACCATGCAGGGATGCCCGCTTCCAGGCGCCGCACCGTCCAAAAGGCCTTCATGGGCAACGAGTTGCGTATAGTGGTGGCCACCATCGCCTTCGGCATGGGTATCAACAAACCGGACATACGGGCCGTGATCCACTATAATATGCCGCGGAACTTCGAGAGCTATGTGCAGGAAATTGGTCGAGCTGGACGCGACGGATTGCCATCCCACTGTCACCTTTTCTTGGATGCCAAGGGTGGCGATCAGAGCGAGCTGCGTCGGCATGTGTATGCCAACTCCATTGATCGGCATGTGATCCGCAAGCTGCTGCAGAAGATTTTCGTGCCTTGTAGCTGTGATAAGGAGGCTTCCAAGACAGCTGCTCTACCGGTTGCCCAGGAGGGTGATGGCGCGAGGGTGCATGCATGTCCGGGTCATGAGATAGGCTTTTCCGTTGAGAAAACCGTCGAGATGCTGGACATCCCGGCGGAGAACATATCCACGCTGCTCTGCTACATGGAGCTGGATCCCCGGTGGTGCATCAGTGTGCTCAGCTCAGCGTATGTTATGGCCAAGGTGATTTCCTACGGAGGACCCAAGTACCTGAA GCACGCTGCAAAGGAATGCCCACCCTTGGCCATGGCCATTGCATTGCAGATTAGGGACAAGACCTTCAAGGAGGACTCCAACATCATAGAGTTCTCGGTGACAGACATTGCGGCAGGAATTGGCTGGAACAGTGGCGTGGTCAAGTACCAACTGAAGGACCTGGAATGGGTGAAAG TTAATGGCTTTCCCAAGCGATCGCCCATCACGGTGAGCTTCTATGACTTGGGATTCCGTATCAAGGTGCCGGGTGACTTTACGGAATCGGAGATTGACAGCGCCCTGGACACGCTCTACACGCGTTCCGTGAAACAGGAGCGTACCCAGCTGATCCAGCTGCAATATGTAGCCCATGGACTGGCGGCCGTGTCGTACAGTTCCTGCAGCCAGTGCTGCAGCGCGGATTTTCCTCAGGATCGTGGTGAGCAGCTGAAGGCTATTGTGCGCAACTACTTTGCCAATGATTACCCGCAGGATCTGGAGCTCGAAGTAGAG CCCAGCAACGTGCCCGATGAGCACATCATCGACGACGTACACGCCTTGATCAACATGTATCCGGACAACACATTTAGCGGTCGGAATATTGCCCGGATCTTTCACGGCATCACGAGCCCCAACTATCCGGCCGTCATTTGGGGACGCTGCAAGTTCTGGCGCGCCCACGTCAAGGTCGACTTTAACCGCATCCTGCAGCTGGCCAACATGGCGATCATCAAGAGGCGTACCTAA
- the LOC108034594 gene encoding uncharacterized protein LOC108034594 has protein sequence MAATATANKSPQQHEQQQHRRQPHLQRSACILIVVFGLFSMLAGNCVNGQIDGYTAGEDYPAYDAVPKGLAFNCQGRQPGYYADTETRCQVWHWCLHSGHQYSFLCPNGTVFNQAVRVCDWWSNVNCEGSEQLYQNNDELYRIPERQQQLNEV, from the exons ATGGCAGCCACAGCAACAGCGAACAAATCACCGCAGCAACAtgaacagcagcaacacagaCGGCAGCCACATCTTCAGCGGAGCGCCTGCATTTTGATAGTCGTGTTCGGACTGTTTTCGATGCTGGCAGGGAACTGTGTCAATGGG CAAATCGATGGCTATACTGCTGGTGAGGATTACCCCGCCTACGACGCCGTTCCCAAGGGACTGGCCTTCAATTGCCAGGGCCGCCAGCCGGGCTACTACGCTGATACAGAGACGCGTTGCCAG GTTTGGCACTGGTGCCTCCACTCGGGCCACCAGTACTCCTTCCTCTGCCCCAATGGCACCGTCTTCAACCAGGCCGTGAGGGTCTGCGACTGGTGGTCGAATGTGAACTGCGAGGGATCGGAGCAGCTCTACCAGAACAACGACGAGCTGTACCGCATCCCAGagcgccagcagcagctgaaTGAAGTATGA
- the LOC127010790 gene encoding probable serine/threonine-protein kinase samkC: protein MRFTTPSTNPQSSYSSSQQQQQQQQQQQHRNQKQHNSSKNSERKSKPSRVNHRDRESNQTRSRNRPHSNRTPQPGKKNNSSSNSSRGKQRYNTNKFESDAELKDYKSKIKNKYNIDYDHSLDEEYEIIEAIE from the coding sequence ATGAGATTTACCACACCAAGTACCAATCCTCAATCGTCATACTCATCatcacagcagcaacagcagcaacagcagcagcagcaacatcggaaTCAGAAGCAACATAATTCTAGTAAAAATAGCGAAAGAAAATCAAAGCCTAGTAGAGTTAACCATAGAGATAGGGAAAGCAACCAAACTAGATCTAGAAATCGCCCCCACAGCAACCGCACCCCTCAACCCGGCAAGAagaacaacagcagcagcaacagctcaCGAGGCAAACAGCGATATAACACCAATAAGTTCGAAAGCGATGCGGAGCTCAAGGATTACAAGAGCAAGATCAAGAACAAATACAACATCGATTATGATCATTCTTTGGATGAAGAATATGAAATAATCGAGGCCATCGAATGA
- the LOC108034391 gene encoding uncharacterized protein LOC108034391 has translation MNERLFILAIDIVLYFLLLPNLPIWAYVLLNLLTFNYPLQRFAVIFVNAFVKWYLLPFCDEWVAKNCEEETC, from the coding sequence ATGAACGAAAGACTGTTTATACTGGCTATAGATATCGTTCTATATTTCCTGCTTCTGCCCAATTTGCCCATATGGGCCTACGTGCTCTTGAACCTGCTGACCTTTAATTACCCGCTTCAAAGATTCGCCGTGATTTTTGTTAACGCCTTCGTCAAGTGGTACTTACTTCCGTTTTGCGATGAATGGGTTGCCAAAAATTGTGAGGAAGAAACTTGTTAG
- the LOC108034569 gene encoding uncharacterized protein LOC108034569 isoform X2, producing the protein MREPFSGSETSAERKADHTKPQYPRCSKQISIIKAPAQWLNISREGDISRNTRTFVPRSSTRSNANEATSVRRPKAKCASSTRNLWPGSCIIRRANQTRPHFGNRKAPIARQHDEGRPRAGHQVYATWTAAAAMDLMELLHQLFLHILDIFRIYVKFALITLVIYFLAEWYILRYGAELEAELDAHLVEGAELREESPERPESNSTLSKVFRFVVNFFIL; encoded by the exons ATGCG GGAGCCGTTTTCGGGGTCTGAGACAAGCGCAGAAAGAAAGGCCGACCACACAAAGCCCCAATACCCGAGATGCTCCAAAcaaattagcataattaaggCGCCTGCCCAATGGCTGAACATTAGCAGAGAGGGAGATATATCGAGAAATACACGCACTTTTGTGCCGCGATCATCAACGCGATCAAATGCAAATGAGGCGACATCAGTCAGGCGGCCGAAAGCGAAATGTGCATCATCAACACGAAATCTTTGGCCTGGCAGTTGCATAATACGCAGAGCTAACCAAACACGACCCCATTTCGGAAATCGCAAAGCCCCGATTGCCCGCCAACACGACGAAGGCAGACCCAGAGCTGGGCATCAAGTATACGCTACGTGGACCGCTGCCGCCGCAATGGATCTCATGGAGCTGCTGCACCAGCTGTTCCTGCACATACTCGACATCTTTAGGATCTACGTCAAGTTCGCACTGATCACCCTGGTCATATACTTCCTGGCCGAGTGGTACATCCTGCGCTACGGCGCCGAACTGGAGGCCGAACTGGACGCCCATCTGGTGGAGGGCGCCGAGCTGAGGGAGGAGTCGCCCGAGCGACCCGAGTCGAACAGCACGCTGAGCAAGGTGTTCCGATTCGTGGTGAACTTTTTCATCCTATAA
- the LOC108034569 gene encoding uncharacterized protein LOC108034569 isoform X1 yields MPQRETETLFPRTARRNNRREPFSGSETSAERKADHTKPQYPRCSKQISIIKAPAQWLNISREGDISRNTRTFVPRSSTRSNANEATSVRRPKAKCASSTRNLWPGSCIIRRANQTRPHFGNRKAPIARQHDEGRPRAGHQVYATWTAAAAMDLMELLHQLFLHILDIFRIYVKFALITLVIYFLAEWYILRYGAELEAELDAHLVEGAELREESPERPESNSTLSKVFRFVVNFFIL; encoded by the exons ATGCCACAACGGGAGACTGAGACTTTATTTCCGCGTACAGCGAGGCGAAATAATCGCAG GGAGCCGTTTTCGGGGTCTGAGACAAGCGCAGAAAGAAAGGCCGACCACACAAAGCCCCAATACCCGAGATGCTCCAAAcaaattagcataattaaggCGCCTGCCCAATGGCTGAACATTAGCAGAGAGGGAGATATATCGAGAAATACACGCACTTTTGTGCCGCGATCATCAACGCGATCAAATGCAAATGAGGCGACATCAGTCAGGCGGCCGAAAGCGAAATGTGCATCATCAACACGAAATCTTTGGCCTGGCAGTTGCATAATACGCAGAGCTAACCAAACACGACCCCATTTCGGAAATCGCAAAGCCCCGATTGCCCGCCAACACGACGAAGGCAGACCCAGAGCTGGGCATCAAGTATACGCTACGTGGACCGCTGCCGCCGCAATGGATCTCATGGAGCTGCTGCACCAGCTGTTCCTGCACATACTCGACATCTTTAGGATCTACGTCAAGTTCGCACTGATCACCCTGGTCATATACTTCCTGGCCGAGTGGTACATCCTGCGCTACGGCGCCGAACTGGAGGCCGAACTGGACGCCCATCTGGTGGAGGGCGCCGAGCTGAGGGAGGAGTCGCCCGAGCGACCCGAGTCGAACAGCACGCTGAGCAAGGTGTTCCGATTCGTGGTGAACTTTTTCATCCTATAA
- the LOC108034955 gene encoding proteoglycan 4, which produces MRKAKGWLLMTATVLLLSLLASTEAALPFKKVSIAKTPVSTSSTTSTTTESPAVEEEEVEEEQPVPSGDGGDSGKSDNVTLSKNSKLTGIPQIDYIWDPNLPRELRGYNLSTYPFLSTVPPMDEIHFKCEGLHDGFYASIEYKCQIYHHCVYGIRHDFLCANFTAFDQRTFICHFASDVDCEGSQKYWNRNDELYMATTTTSTSTTTTPAPPTQPPAPRRRPQRPQRPLRRPYNRRPIDDYYYEDQDQYEDDYYEERPVRRPKPRPRQRKPQVELDYDDEYEEKRAEAKKPIRRNRNRYRDEEETQEEDYDERPSKRPRGKPTAGPAGRKVSPRKPGRVEERRSFNEDRPLGRRRVEKDRTTPSSALDDLDEYEKPYGGADQEEAAEEQTPHKVKTTPKPLTEFITPKAAAASVYARPRAPPRIARPVPINEKKKFSYPVQKITATTQPPSNSAQEEEDYPEEPVEEDYEQPPARNTLRRRTPAPRVEQKPTRNTLRKPVTDKKPADEEYYEPAEQEPLRKRKRPLAPRSRTPAADVDFEDEDYEESPAPVSTAAPLRNQRLRSKTTTTRKPTVPPRPRKPIVEEEEELEHPVEPVEEEAPAPRTRANSVSGRNAGAGFSQRPSSVRVVKRPFLPSRGGSPYLPRGLQPVGVALKPLPTTDSTPIDMGSTISGVRLLEHGAPLLRGNPDSEEDDEEEARPSPTPPRTTLPPRSALPTTPKRVEPQRPKLNLDELYENDYDVTLNDALDPTLKPLSPQHPHPHSHQLPYQQQQQPQPQSQRQYASSYNPFAYQPAYQSPTSASASAPASAPASASASQSQPANYHSDSYFSSTDIRRRAVVPAQAARPHRLEYAAAGRAAGGPSSGGAVAGSGVSRSYQQAGGRIAQHFYDDFAY; this is translated from the exons ATGAGAAAAGCCAAAGGCTGGCTGTTAATGACAGCAACAG TGCTGCTGCTGAGCCTGTTGGCGTCCACAGAAGCCGCCCTGCCCTTCAAGAAGGTGTCCATCGCCAAGACTCCCGTCTCCAcgagcagcaccaccagcaccacgaCGGAGTCGCCGGCCGTCGAGGAGGAGGaagtggaggaggagcagccagTGCCCAGCGGCGATGGTGGCGACAGTGGCAAG TCGGACAACGTCACCCTGTCAAAGAACTCCAAGCTGACGGGCATCCCACAAATCGATTATATCTGGGATCCCAATCTGCCCAGGGAACTGAGAGG CTACAACCTGTCGACCTATCCCTTCCTGTCCACCGTGCCGCCCATGGACGAGATCCACTTCAAGTGCGAGGGGCTGCACGACGGCTTCTATGCCTCCATCGAGTACAAGTGCCAG ATCTACCACCACTGCGTCTACGGCATAAGACACGACTTTCTGTGCGCCAACTTCACGGCCTTCGACCAGCGCACCTTCATCTGCCACTTTGCGTCCGACGTGGACTGCGAGGGATCCCAGAAGTACTGGAACAG GAACGATGAGCTCTACATGGCCACCACTACCACCTCCACGAGCACCACAACAACGCCCGCGCCACCCACTCAACCGCCTGCCCCCCGTCGTCGTCCTCAAAGACCACAGCGTCCGCTGAGGCGTCCCTACAACCGCAGACCCATCGACGACTACTACTACGAGGATCAGGATCAGTACGAGGACGATTACTATGAGGAGCGTCCCGTGCGCAGGCCCAAGCCCAGACCGCGTCAGAGGAAGCCCCAGGTGGAGCTGGACTACGATGATGAGTACGAGGAGAAGCGAGCGGAGGccaagaaacccatcaggcgGAACAGGAATCGCTACCGCGATGAGGAGGAGACTCAGGAGGAGGACTACGACGAGAGGCCGAGTAAAAGGCCAAGAGGTAAACCCACTGCAGGACCGGCGGGTCGAAAGGTATCTCCCAGGAAGCCAGGACGCGTGGAGGAGCGGCGCAGCTTCAACGAAGACCGTCCGCTGGGAAGAAGGCGGGTGGAAAAGGACAGGACAACGCCATCATCCGCCTTGGACGATCTGGATGAGTATGAAAAGCCCTACGGTGGCGCCGATCAGGAAGAGGCTGCCGAGGAGCAAACGCCACATAAGGTGAAGACAACGCCAAAGCCACTGACTGAATTCATCACTCCCAAGGCGGCAGCCGCCTCCGTTTACGCTCGTCCCCGGGCTCCACCGAGGATAGCTCGACCAGTGCCTATCAATGAGAAGAAAAAGTTCTCCTACCCGGTGCAAAAGATCACGGCCACCACGCAGCCACCATCCAACAGTgcccaggaggaggaggactaCCCCGAAGAGCCGGTAGAGGAGGACTACGAACAGCCTCCGGCCAGGAACACTCTACGGAGACGTACACCAGCACCTCGAGTGGAACAGAAGCCCACGAGAAACACGTTGCGGAAGCCAGTGACGGACAAAAAGCCGGCCGATGAGGAGTACTACGAGCCGGCGGAGCAGGAGCCTTTGAGAAAGCGCAAACGTCCTCTGGCTCCCAGATCCCGGACCCCGGCAGCGGATGTGGACTTCGAGGATGAGGACTACGAGGAGAGTCCGGCGCCCGTCTCCACAGCAGCTCCATTGAGAAACCAGAGACTGAGATCCAAGACAACCACCACCCGGAAGCCAACAGTGCCGCCACGTCCGCGCAAGCCAATCgtggaggaggaagaggagctGGAGCATCCAGTTGAGCCGGTCGAGGAGGAGGCACCCGCCCCCAGGACGAGAGCCAACTCAGTGAGCGGGCGAAACGCAGGAGCTGGATTCTCGCAGCgtccttcatcggtacgtgtGGTCAAGCGACCTTTCCTGCCCTCCAGGGGCGGCAGTCCATATCTGCCACGAGGCCTTCAGCCGGTGGGCGTTGCCTTGAAACCACTGCCCACCACCGATAGCACGCCCATCGACATGGGTTCAACGATTTCGGGAGTGCGTTTGCTGGAGCATGGAGCTCCTCTGTTGAGGGGAAATCCTGATAGCGAGGAAGATGACGAGGAGGAGGCTCGTCCATCGCCCACTCCGCCCAGGACGACGCTTCCGCCTCGCAGTGCCCTGCCCACCACGCCAAAGCGTGTGGAGCCACAGCGTCCCAAACTGAATCTTGACGAGCTCTACGAGAACGACTACGATGTGACCCTGAACGACGCACTCGATCCCACGCTGAAACCGCTCTCGCCCCAGCATCCGCATCCACATTCGCATCAGCTTCCatatcagcagcagcagcagccgcagccgcaatCACAGCGGCAATATGCCAGCTCCTATAATCCATTTGCCTATCAGCCAGCGTATCAATCACCAACATCCGCTTCAGCATCCGCACCTGCATCCGCCCCTGCATCAGCATCCGCATCGCAGTCGCAACCAGCGAACTATCATAGTGATTCCTATTTCTCGTCGACAGATATACGCCGGCGGGCTGTTGTCCCGGCGCAAGCCGCGCGTCCACATCGACTCGAATACGCTGCTGCCGGAAGAGCAGCCGGCGGACCATCCAGCGGAGGAGCCGTCGCCGGGTCGGGAGTGAGCCGGAGCTACCAGCAGGCGGGCGGACGCATTGCCCAGCATTTCTACGACGACTTTGCCTACTGA